In the genome of Vicia villosa cultivar HV-30 ecotype Madison, WI linkage group LG7, Vvil1.0, whole genome shotgun sequence, one region contains:
- the LOC131618085 gene encoding seed linoleate 9S-lipoxygenase-3-like: MSFIFGGDKIKGTLVLMQKNVLDINSLTDPAKILDGALDGFGSILDTLTSFLGSSVCLQLISSTKPLLSGEGKVGKEAYLKQAITNLPTLGDKQTAFSIEFEYDSSFGIPGAFKIKNYMSTEFYLVSLTLDDIPNLGTIHFVCNSWIYNAKKYQTDRIFFANNVFLPSDTPAPLVYYRQLELKTLRGNGTGERQEWDRIYDYDVYNDLGEPDKGQSYARPILGRSSDHPYPRRGRTGRKPTATDPNSESRGNSVYIPRDEAFGHLKSSDFLVYGLKSVSQDVIPLLQSVFDINFTPTEFDSFDDVFDLYEGGIKLPTDIISKISPLPVLSEIFRTDGEEVLKFPPPKVIQVSKSAWMTDEEFGREIVAGVNPGLIRSLQEFPPKSKLDSAIYGDHTSTITKEQIELNLEGLSTLDEAIQNKKLFLLEHHDAIIPYLRLINSTSTKAYASRTILFLKSDGTLKPLAIELSLPHPQGDQFGVVSNVYLPAIEGVEATIWLLAKAYVIVNDSCFHQLVSHWLNTHAVVEPFVIATNRQLSVLHPIYKLLHPHYRDTMNINALARQSLVNADGIIEKTFLWGGYAMEISSKVYKDWVFTDQALPADLIKRGIAVEDSTSPHGLRLLIEDYPYAVDGLDIWDAIKTWVQDYVSIYYITDDKIQQDSELQAWWKEVVEEGHGDKKGEPWWPKLQTREDLIHVSSIIIWTASALHAAVNFGQYPYGGFILNRPTLSRRLMPEKGTTEYDELATNPQKAYLKTITPKFQTLIDLSVIEILSRHASDEYYLGQRDSAEYWTSDTNAIAAFKKFGKTLAEIEGQLILRNNNESLRNRVGPVSMPYTLLYPSSEEGLTFRGIPNSISI, translated from the exons ATGTCCTTCATATTTGGAGGTGATAAGATCAAAGGCACATTAGTGCTTATGCAAAAGAATGTGTTGGACATAAACAGCTTAACAGATCCTGCAAAGATTCTAGATGGAGCCTTGGATGGTTTTGGATCCATACTTGATACTCTTACTTCCTTCTTAGGTTCATCCGTTTGTCTTCAGTTAATTAGTTCTACTAAACCTCTCT TAAGTGGAGAAGGAAAAGTGGGAAAAGAAGCTTATTTAAAACAAGCAATTACCAATTTACCAACCTTGGGAGACAAGCAAACTGCATTCAGCATTGAATTTGAATATGATAGCAGCTTTGGAATTCCTGGAGCATTCAAAATCAAAAACTACATGTCAACTGAGTTCTATCTTGTCAGCTTAACTCTCGACGATATTCCTAATCTTGGAACCATTCACTTTGTTTGCAACTCCTGGATTTACAACGCCAAGAAATACCAAACCGATCGCATTTTCTTCGCCAACAAC GTTTTTCTACCAAGTGATACACCGGCTCCGTTGGTCTACTATAGACAATTAGAGTTGAAGACTTTACGAGGAAATGGAACGGGAGAGCGTCAAGAATGGGATAGAATTTATGATTATGATGTTTATAATGATTTGGGTGAGCCTGATAAGGGTCAAAGCTATGCTCGTCCAATTCTAGGACGATCTAGCGATCATCCTTATCCTCGTAGGGGAAGAACCGGGAGAAAACCTACTGCAACAG ATCCTAACAGTGAGAGTAGGGGGAATAGTGTGTATATTCCAAGAGATGAAGCTTTCGGTCACTTGAAATCCTCGGATTTTCTTGTTTATGGACTTAAGTCTGTTTCTCAAGATGTAATTCCATTGCTACAATCTGTGTTCGACATAAATTTCACACCAACCGAATTTGATAGCTTTGATGATGTGTTTGATCTATATGAAGGAGGAATTAAGCTACCGACCGATATAATTAGCAAAATTAGTCCTTTACCAGTGTTATCAGAAATCTTTCGAACCGATGGTGAAGAAGTCCTCAAGTTTCCACCACCTAAAGTAATTCAAG TGAGTAAGTCTGCGTGGATGACTGATGAAGAATTTGGAAGAGAGATTGTTGCTGGTGTAAATCCCGGCCTAATTCGCTCCCTCCAGGAGTTTCCTCCAAAAAGTAAGCTTGATAGTGCAATCTATGGAGATCATACTAGCACAATAACCAAAGAGCAGATAGAGCTTAACTTGGAGGGTCTCAGTACTCTTGATGAG GCTATACAAAACAAGAAACTGTTCTTGCTAGAACACCATGATGCAATAATTCCATATCTAAGGCTAATAAACTCAACTTCAACAAAAGCCTATGCTTCAAGGACCATTCTTTTCTTGAAAAGTGATGGAACTTTAAAGCCTTTAGCCATTGAGTTAAGCCTTCCACATCCTCAAGGAGATCAATTCGGTGTTGTTAGTAATGTTTACTTGCCTGCAATTGAAGGTGTTGAAGCTACAATTTGGCTACTTGCCAAAGCTTATGTTATAGTAAATGACTCATGCTTTCACCAACTTGTCAGCCACTG GTTGAATACTCATGCAGTTGTTGAGCCATTTGTGATAGCAACGAATAGGCAACTTAGCGTGCTTCATCCTATTTATAAACTATTGCATCCGCATTATCGCGATACCATGAATATAAACGCACTTGCTAGACAATCCTTAGTCAACGCAGATGGTATTATTGAAAAGACATTCTTATGGGGAGGGTATGCTATGGAGATATCATCCAAAGTTTATAAGGATTGGGTTTTTACAGACCAAGCCCTACCCGCCGATCTCATCAAAAG AGGAATAGCAGTTGAGGATTCAACTTCTCCTCACGGTCTTCGTTTACTGATAGAGGATTACCCGTATGCTGTTGATGGGCTCGATATTTGGGATGCTATTAAGACTTGggtgcaagactatgtttcgataTACTACATAACAGATGACAAAATTCAACAAGACTCGGAACTCCAAGCTTGGTGGAAAGAAGTTGTAGAAGAAGGTCATGGTGACAAGAAAGGCGAGCCGTGGTGGCCTAAATTACAAACTCGCGAAGATTTGATTCATGTTTCTAGTATTATCATTTGGACTGCTTCAGCTCTTCACGCAGCTGTTAATTTTGGACAATATCCGTATGGAGGTTTCATATTAAACCGTCCAACTCTCAGTAGGCGATTAATGCCTGAGAAAG GTACTACTGAGTACGATGAGCTAGCGACTAACCCTCAAAAGGCGTACTTGAAAACAATTACACCCAAGTTTCAAACTCTTATCGATCTATCGGTCATAGAAATCTTGTCAAGGCATGCTTCTGATGAGTACTACCTTGGACAAAGAGACAGTGCTGAGTATTGGACTTCTGATACAAATGCCATAGCAGCTTTCAAGAAGTTTGGAAAAACACTAGCTGAAATTGAGGGACAACTCATTCTGAGGAACAACAATGAATCATTGAGAAACCGAGTTGGGCCGGTTAGCATGCCTTATACTCTTCTTTATCCTTCAAGTGAAGAAGGACTTACTTTTAGAGGAATTCCCAACAGTATCTCAATCTAA
- the LOC131619871 gene encoding TMV resistance protein N-like: MPNRALLSTSYSNKKHDVFLSFRGEDTRIGFTSHLYDALNHKSIKTYIDYLLNRGEDVWPTLSEAIEDSHVSIVVFSENYASSKWCLEELVKILECRKVHGQVVIPVFYKTDPSHIRNQRGNFEKAFAKHERDLGTNESDESRRKVLNWKAALTEAANISGWDSKTHKDDSNLIENVVNDVLQKLQLRYPNELEGIVGIEKFCGGVETLMTRIQIIGIWGMGGMGKTTIAKVLFAKFFAQYDHVCFANAKEYSLSKLLSELLKEEISPSNVVGTTFHMRRLKSKKVFIILDNVDSLDQFEYLCRNFGDQSKDSRLLITTRDRQLLSERVQSIYEVKQWEDKESLELFSLEAFKQSHPRKGYEDLSQRAVAYAGGVPLALKVLGSNLRSKGTDFWESTFRKLDKFPKEEIQKVLKVSYDGLDPLEKKIFLDIAFFFKGEKKDHVISILNACGLEASSGIEVLEDKALITISNGNRIQMHDLLKKMGSDILRKECGINPATHTRLSGSEALEVIKENKGTSSIEGITLDLSKNNELPLCSDTFTKMKSLRILKFYIPLGQSCSNAYLNLPMVLEPFSSELRYFEWIGYPFETLPQPFCAKLLVEIHMPHSNVKQLWQGMQDLDKLEVIDLGECRHFVQLPNLSKASKLKWVNLSGCVSLVDLHPSVLLAETLTTLILDGCTKLRSVKGQKHLKFLEKISIIGCTSLEEFAVSSDIIENLDLSSTGIQTLDLSIGLPRNLKRLNLEGSRLEYLPDELPSLTSIKELRISGSGLKVKKQQLHVLFDGLRSLQILHLKDCNNLFELPDNISVLSKLQELILDRSNVKRLPGSIRNLQELEILSLEDCREIQYLPELPPLIKLLNAINCASLVSVSNLKTIATKMMGNAKNISFRNSLNLDGRSLKHIMESLNLTMMSAAFQNVSVRRLRVDVHSYNYTSVDACLPGTKVPRQFKYQTTTESSITIKLPNHWNSLGFLYSVVLSPTGGTKKGGTMIKCRCDLGEEGIKDTMFNTYVTELKSDHVFAWYDPFHCDSILKYYEPKLRFEFYVTNNMDEVDGSIGIKECGVRPVCADELLSVLHQLDLDSEKRKELKKAVILESGGRITLKAIENRFKSIIQETVEPETNSDLEESSSRKGRHHNTSKLSKGWSRFYSIGKLRVSSFLKNSKIQTKFSAASGSKKNAKNSTKIVNSEGNNGTLIEPDDGTGQEENITNSAEVFKGKESEVKPSESEAKFHVPITSSVEDNASDNKPGENKNHWQANFDETKNSEEKPNIAGGQISVPDTNDLISEPKQRKENAPIMNLSEPEGDQEDGSDEDPFSELESILLGSPESSPKATCSTNDDAVREALHNLESLLENSLESVASDVEIQRQLLMSLEYIKQASHENVSPNVVKLVQRMTSSIENLFKDFVGTKKVVEDHINALKEKEKLKQRVRDAKKQKESKQKEKSQLENEVKRLKEEGEKVDEKIRILVEQKKSIELEITKLKESMERCEGEKKKVKNEAKNMITESKELMLNIKNSKSAYAAALSKQKKLRDQWEGFRIDFADNFGSSTT; encoded by the exons ATGCCTAACAGAGCATTATTATCAACCTCTTACTCTAACAAAAAACACGACGTATTTCTCAGTTTCAGAGGCGAGGACACTCGAATCGGTTTCACAAGCCATCTCTACGATGCTCTGAATCACAAATCAATCAAAACATACATAGATTACCTCCTAAACAGAGGAGAAGACGTTTGGCCAACACTTTCTGAAGCCATTGAAGATTCACATGTCTCCATCGTTGTTTTTTCAGAAAactatgcttcttcaaaatgGTGTTTGGAAGAGCTTGTTAAAATACTTGAATGCAGAAAAGTTCACGGTCAAGTTGTTATACCTGTTTTCTATAAAACAGATCCTTCTCATATTAGAAATCAGAGAGGGAATTTTGAGAAAGCATTCGCTAAACATGAGAGAGATCTTGGAACTAATGAAAGTGATGAGTCAAGACGAAAAGTGCTTAATTGGAAAGCTGCTCTTACTGAAGCTGCTAATATCTCTGGATGGGACTCCAAAACTCACAA GGATGACTCTAACCTCATAGAGAATGTTGTGAATGATGTATTGCAAAAGCTACAACTGAGGTACCCTAATGAACTAGAAGGTATTGTTGGGATTGAAAAATTTTGTGGAGGGGTAGAAACATTAATGACTAGAATTCAGATAATTGGAATTTGGGGTATGGGTGGAATGGGGAAGACAACCATTGCTAAAGTGTTGTTTGCCAAATTCTTTGCCCAATATGACCATGTATGCTTTGCGAACGCAAAAGAATATTCACTCAGCAAGCTTCTATCTGAGCTACTAAAGGAAGAAATTTCACCATCTAATGTTGTAGGAACTACATTCCATATGAGGAGGCTGAAAAGTAAAAAGGTTTTCATTATACTTGATAATGTTGACAGTTTAGATCAGTTTGAATATTTATGCAGGAATTTCGGCGACCAAAGTAAGGATAGTAGACTCCTTATAACGACGAGAGACAGACAATTGCTCAGTGAAAGAGTTCAATCGATATATGAGGTCAAGCAATGGGAAGATAAAGAATCTCTAGAGCTGTTTAGCTTAGAAGCCTTCAAACAAAGCCATCCCCGAAAGGGTTACGAGGATCTTTCGCAAAGGGCAGTTGCTTATGCAGGAGGCGTTCCACTTGCTTTGAAAGTTTTGGGTTCAAATCTGCGATCCAAAGGTACTGATTTTTGGGAAAGTACTTTCAGAAAACTCGACAAGTTTCCAAAGGAAGAAATTCAAAAAGTATTAAAAGTGAGCTATGATGGATTGGATCCACTAGAGAAGAAGATATTTCTAGAcattgcattttttttcaaaggAGAAAAGAAAGATCATGTCATAAGTATACTAAATGCTTGTGGCTTGGAAGCAAGTAGTGGAATAGAAGTCCTAGAAGACAAGGCTTTGATAACTATTTCAAATGGAAATAGAATACAAATGCATGACTTGCTAAAGAAAATGGGTTCAGACATTTTGCGTAAAGAATGTGGCATAAACCCTGCAACTCATACACGATTGAGCGGGAGCGAAGCGCTTGAAGTAATTAAAGAAAACAAG GGGACTAGTTCCATTGAAGGTATAACACTGGATTTGTCTAAAAATAATGAGTTGCCTTTATGTTCCGACACATTCACCAAGATGAAATCCTTAAGAATTCTTAAATTCTATATCCCATTGGGTCAGAGTTGTAGTAATGCATACCTCAACCTTCCGATGGTACTTGAGCCATTTTCTAGTGAATTGAGGTACTTTGAGTGGATTGGATACCCTTTCGAGACACTTCCACAACCTTTTTGTGCCAAGTTGCTTGTTGAGATTCATATGCCGCACAGTAATGTTAAACAACTTTGGCAGGGGATGCAG GACCTTGATAAACTAGAGGTGATTGACCTAGGTGAATGCAGACATTTCGTTCAGCTTCCGAATTTGTCTAAGGCATCAAAACTTAAATGGGTTAATCTCTCCGGTTGCGTGAGTCTGGTGGATCTTCATCCATCTGTTCTTTTGGCTGAAACACTTACTACTTTGATACTCGACGGATGTACAAAGCTTAGGAGTGTTAAAGGCCAGAAACATTTAAAATTTTTGGAAAAGATCAGTATCATTGGCTGCACAAGTCTTGAGGAATTTGCTGTCTCCTCGGATATAATTGAAAACTTGGATTTAAGCAGTACAGGGATTCAAACACTTGACCTATCAATTGGGCTTCCTCGCAATCTTAAGCGGCTTAATCTTGAGGGTTCAAGACTTGAGTATCTTCCAGATGAGTTACCTAGCCTAACATCTATTAAGGAGCTTAGGATTTCTGGCAGTGGACTAAAAGTTAAGAAACAGCAGCTACATGTCTTGTTTGATGGCCTGCGATCTCTACAAATACTACATTTGAAGGATTGTAATAACTTGTTTGAACTCCCTGACAACATCAGTGTCCTATCAAAATTACAGGAACTAATTCTAGATAGAAGCAACGTGAAAAGGTTGCCGGGAAGCATCAGGAATCTTCAAGAGCTAGAAATTCTGTCATTGGAGGATTGCAGGGAGATTCAGTATCTTCCAGAGCTTCCCCCTCTCATCAAATTGTTAAATGCCATTAACTGCGCGTCCCTGGTTTCAGTTTCAAATTTAAAAACTATTGCAACAAAGATGATGGGAAATGCCAAAAACATTTCATTCAGGAACAGCCTGAATTTGGATGGGCGTTCACTCAAACATATAATGGAAAGTCTCAATTTAACAATGATGAGCGCTGCATTTCAAAATGTGTCTGTTAGAAGACTTCGCGTGGATGTTCACAGCTACAATTATACCAGTGTTGATGCTTGTCTACCAGGAACAAAGGTTCCAAGGCAGTTCAAATATCAAACTACTACCGAATCCTCCATTACCATTAAACTTCCTAACCATTGGAACTCACTGGGATTTCTTTACTCAGTGGTTCTTTCTCCCACAGGTGGAACGAAGAAGGGTGGAACTATGATAAAATGTCGATGCGACTTGGGAGAAGAAGGTATAAAGGATACAATGTTTAATACTTATGTCACAGAACTGAAGTCGGATCATGTTTTTGCATGGTACGATCCATTCCATTGTGACAGCATTCTCAAATATTATGAACCAAAGCTTCGGTTTGAGTTTTATGTTACTAATAATATGGACGAAGTTGATGGTTCAATCGGTATTAAAGAGTGTGGGGTACGACCTGTATGTGCTGATGAACTGCTGAGTGTTTTACATCAATTGGATTTGGATTCggaaaagagaaaagagttgAAGAAGGCTGTGATATTAGAATCAGGAGGTAGGATAACCTTGAAGGCAATTGAAAATCGTTTCAAGAGCATTATACAAG AGACGGTTGAACCAGAGACAAATTCTGATTTGGAAGAAAGCAGTTCTAGAAAAGGTCGACATCATAATACCTCAAAGCTTTCAAAAGGTTGGAGTCGCTTCTATTCTATTGGCAAACTTCGGGTTTCATCTTTtctgaaaaattcaaaaatacaaaccaaGTTCAGTGCTGCAAGTGGTAGCAAGAAGAATGCCAAAAACTCTACAAAAATC GTCAACAGCGAAGGAAATAATGGAACGCTAATTGAACCTGATGATGGAACCGGTCAGGAGGAGAATATTACCAACTCTGCAGAAGTT TTCAAAGGCAAAGAAAGTGAAGTAAAACCATCTGAATCTGAAGCTAAATTTCATGTACCGATAACGTCATCTGTTGAAGACAATGCTTCTGATAACAAACCAGGTGAAAACAAAAATCATTGGCAAGCTAATTTTGATGAGACTAAGAATTCGGAAGAAAAACCAAATATAGCAGGAGGACAAATCAGTGTTCCTGACACCAATGATCTGATAAGTGAaccaaaacaaagaaaagaaaatgcaCCAATAATGAATCTTAGCGAAcctgaaggtgatcaagaagatgGATCAGATGAGGATCCTTTTTCTGAACTTGAGAGCATCCTGTTGGGAAGTCCAGAGTCCTCACCAAAAGCAACCTGTTCCACAAATGATGATGCTGTAAGAGAAGCTTTGCATAACCTTGAAAGCCTATTGGAAAATTCACTTGAGTCCGTTGCCAGTGATGTTGAGATACAACGGCAACTACTAATGTCTTTGGAATACATAAAACAAGCATCTCATGAAAATGTTTCTCCTAATGTTGTGAAGCTTGTCCAGAGAATGACATCCTCTATTGAGAACCTCTTCAAAGACTTTGTCGGGACTAAAAAAGTGGTTGAGGATCACATTAAtgctttgaaagaaaaagaaaagctcAAGCAGCGAGTGAGAGATGCTAAGAAACAAAAGGA